From Brassica oleracea var. oleracea cultivar TO1000 chromosome C3, BOL, whole genome shotgun sequence, a single genomic window includes:
- the LOC106333543 gene encoding protein SPIRAL1-like 5 has product MSRGGSSGGGQSSLGYLFGSDNETPKNLPSAAPKPTPPYGIDPTDDEKSDQKPKISNNNNYYRAQGQNSGNFVTDRPTTKVKSVPGGGSSLGYLFGVKE; this is encoded by the exons ATGAGCCGAGGTGGGAGCTCTGGAGGCGGACAAAGCTCACTAGGCTATCTTTTTGGATCAGACAATGAGACTCCAAAGAATCTCCCATCGGCTGCCCCAAAGCCTACACCACCATACGGCATAGATCCCACCGACGACGAAAAATCTGACCAAAAGCCTAAGATCTCTAACAACAACAACTACTACAGAGCTCAGGGCCAAAACTCTGGCAACTTCGTCACA GATCGTCCAACGACGAAGGTTAAGTCGGTTCCTGGTGGAGGTTCGTCTCTTGGATACTTGTTCGGAGTAAAGGAATGA